A genomic segment from Thermodesulfovibrionales bacterium encodes:
- a CDS encoding matrixin family metalloprotease, with product MKSSAFFFVSLTLVLLLHAWSFDASAFMVIKTDSGLDLKWNSLQAAYLVDPQGGPQNSIPAIQAAMETWTYVTTSDFSFLYGGTTSKNAEINDNINVISFGQMGTDGTLAENSFWYNPHTGELLESDIKFNTNYAWATDGSPHAYDLQGVLTHELGHALSLDDLYSPGDSQKTMFAYADMGGTSQRTLSEDDMNGITYLYPKMKLPLPAAPDSYAYPQNPDPIFSTDPSLNRPLAVGDMAHGELTLHISFLPSSAPVDIYLAISVGNTYYLITQDNLVQLLSAGIVKWRSNTLGQIDAVPFGTLFSRSLPSGTYYLHALVTPTGTPVEDLSTYYRWDTYFIVP from the coding sequence GTGAAGAGTTCAGCGTTCTTCTTCGTCTCCCTGACGCTCGTCCTTCTCCTCCATGCTTGGTCTTTTGACGCCTCAGCGTTCATGGTTATCAAGACCGATTCAGGTCTTGATCTGAAATGGAATTCGCTCCAGGCTGCTTACCTTGTCGATCCTCAGGGTGGGCCCCAGAACAGCATACCGGCTATCCAGGCCGCCATGGAGACCTGGACATACGTAACTACCTCTGATTTCTCTTTTCTCTACGGCGGGACCACCTCAAAGAACGCTGAGATAAACGACAACATCAATGTCATCAGTTTCGGCCAGATGGGAACAGACGGGACGCTTGCAGAAAATTCATTCTGGTATAACCCTCATACAGGAGAGCTCCTTGAGAGTGACATCAAGTTTAACACAAATTACGCGTGGGCGACGGACGGTTCGCCTCATGCCTATGACCTTCAGGGCGTGCTGACTCACGAGCTGGGCCATGCCCTGAGCCTGGATGACCTCTATAGCCCGGGAGATTCTCAGAAGACGATGTTCGCTTATGCCGATATGGGAGGGACGAGTCAAAGGACTTTGAGTGAGGACGACATGAACGGTATCACCTACCTCTATCCGAAGATGAAACTGCCTTTACCCGCAGCACCTGACAGTTATGCCTATCCTCAAAACCCCGATCCCATCTTCAGCACCGATCCCTCCTTAAATAGGCCTCTTGCCGTTGGAGATATGGCTCATGGCGAATTGACTCTCCATATCAGTTTTCTGCCCTCCTCAGCACCCGTAGATATTTACCTTGCAATCTCTGTCGGAAATACCTATTACCTCATAACACAGGACAATCTTGTCCAGCTGCTCTCCGCCGGGATTGTGAAGTGGCGCTCCAATACGTTAGGTCAGATTGATGCGGTGCCCTTCGGAACGCTTTTTTCACGATCGCTGCCGTCTGGTACGTACTACCTTCATGCCCTGGTGACACCGACAGGGACCCCGGTGGAGGATCTCAGCACTTATTATCGCTGGGACACTTATTTTATCGTGCCCTGA
- the gspN gene encoding type II secretion system protein GspN: MKKYALIVAVLLLVVTGFWFVIPDRFIIDLIESSISGEEISLKIEGFRKGLFYSFDAEKLSILKRGTPGNKATSESQPDSPPTSESPLLILDGVHGTIMIPSVLRLNPQLSLDSHLHGGTVTGTIGLTVKGPVRLKGSDIPVKGLPVLDLIGLQGEGTLSGYLHLRDGAGELRLIVDNAQFRNASIGGFFLPLEIFSQIKSLISIKGTAIEVQSFSLQGKGVYARIKGRAVGKSLNLTLELMTDSSFQSGAVLMALLDQYKVSPGYYVIPFKTSL, encoded by the coding sequence GTGAAAAAATACGCGCTCATCGTCGCGGTTCTTTTGCTTGTCGTCACCGGCTTTTGGTTTGTCATACCGGATAGATTCATCATAGATCTCATTGAGAGTTCCATCTCAGGAGAAGAGATCTCTCTAAAGATTGAGGGTTTCAGAAAAGGCCTTTTTTACAGCTTCGACGCTGAGAAGCTCTCCATCTTGAAGAGAGGGACTCCTGGGAATAAGGCCACTTCAGAAAGTCAGCCAGACAGTCCGCCAACTTCAGAATCCCCGCTCCTGATTCTTGACGGAGTTCATGGAACCATTATGATCCCCTCGGTATTGAGACTGAACCCTCAGTTAAGTCTGGATTCTCATCTTCATGGCGGCACGGTGACCGGTACGATAGGTCTCACGGTCAAGGGGCCGGTCAGACTGAAAGGCAGCGACATCCCGGTAAAGGGCCTCCCTGTCCTTGACCTTATCGGCCTTCAGGGTGAAGGCACTCTCTCTGGGTATCTGCACCTGAGAGACGGGGCCGGAGAGCTTCGACTCATAGTCGACAACGCTCAGTTCAGGAATGCATCAATCGGTGGTTTCTTTCTCCCCCTCGAGATATTCAGTCAAATCAAGTCCCTCATCTCCATAAAGGGCACAGCGATAGAGGTACAATCCTTTAGCCTCCAGGGCAAGGGCGTCTATGCACGGATTAAGGGAAGAGCGGTGGGAAAGAGCCTGAATCTAACTCTCGAGCTGATGACAGACTCCTCTTTTCAGTCAGGAGCTGTTCTCATGGCCCTTCTGGATCAATACAAGGTCTCACCGGGCTACTATGTGATACCATTTAAAACGTCTTTGTAG